From the genome of Nicotiana tabacum cultivar K326 chromosome 17, ASM71507v2, whole genome shotgun sequence:
TATCAAAGCCCCAATTCTTGTCATTAAAGCAATTAAAGCAGAATTCTTTACATTCTTTACTCCGCCAAAGTATGTCTCTACAATCCTGTTAGGATTCTTTGTATTAAACTTAAAATCTTCTCCATCACCAATACAATTTAGTCTGATAACTACCGCAAACTCCCTAAGTGAAAAGCACAATATTGTACCATTTACATGTATGATAAATGCGTCAAGAGAACTTTTTTTCAAACTCTCGCACCATGAAGCACCTGAACAATTGTGCTTGGACTTCACAATGGTTCATACTAAGGAATATACCAAAATATGTTTGACCAAAGAGTTTGTACTATTGTGCACTAAGCTTTTCTTTGAGGTCAGAAATTATGTCAGTGTTAAGTGTGGGAACATATATGCGGTGATGAAGTATGAGGGTGTTTAACAAAGAATTTTATTTCCTGCATAACACGACAAACATAAATACATGCTTGAAATATAGATAAATACAACAAGGTGGTTACAGTACTTTTAGTGTATTCAAAATATGTGGTTTCTGACTACACATACAGATAAATACAAGTATATTTGAATACATTatttttatagtttttaaaatagCTAAATTAAGATACAAGTTTGAATCATGAGAATATTAATAACAGTACTATTAGTGTATTCAAAATAGTTATTTTCCAAATACAAATACAGATAAAAGACAACTATAtacacaaaaaataaaatcatataTGAACTAAATTCACTGTATGAGGACAAACACCTAGATATCTCCAAATGTATaatgtataaaaaaaattaaaaaattaagttTCTATATATCTAAAAGAGACAGATTATGAAATACACAATATACATGTATgcgaaaaaaaatatatatatatcaccttttccTTTCGTGTTTTCGAGCTACTACCTTTAGCAACCTATTTTTTGCTAGCTTCCAGATGCAATATCGctaatttttcttctctttttcacatttataTTGTGTACCGAAACATTAGAAACATCAACAACTGAGGCTATTTTCGAAGATTTCACATTTTCAACTTGTTTCATAGCATTATTGCGTAGTTTGATTCGCCTCTCGGCTTTCATAGTTGCTACAGAACCTGCAAATACAACCTCCTCTTGAGTGATGCGCAAATCAAAATATGACCCATCAAAATTGAGGACTTTAGTGGGTATACCTCGTGTAAATCAACCATTAATGTCCAAACTTGAAGTTTCTTGTGATAACCCTAACAATGGCGAAAATTAAAAGGAgagtaaagagaaaaagaataatGACAGTGAAGTAAGAAACAACTACCCAAAACTTTATCAATTTGTAAGGAACCACAATTTTTAGGAGCAAAATAGTGTTGGATTTATGGACAGAAATTCGCGGTTGAATTTGATTAGAGAATCtccttagagagagaaagaaaaattgtgTTCTAACGAAATGAGGAAGAGAAAGAATGTAACTGTCGTATTTCACGTCTTAACGGTAGTATACATAATAAATGTGCATTTTGCTACAACATATAAAACATAGTCataagtaataatattttgaaagtgttatgatttatataataaataagatgCAATAACTAACTATAGGATGTAAAATTTCTTATTTGGAGACCACATGAATGATATGTTACAAGCCAAAATCTTAGGAGACGATAGACTTTGACTTTTATACCTAAATTGATTTTTGGAGAAAACAAGAAATTTGAGTCCCTAACAAGATTTTCACATGCAATAAAGGGTAAATTGAAGCTCAGCTCAATGTGCAAGGTGTCACCACTTCTCCAATTGTGGGACGAGGAGGGTTAATTTGTATGACATGAAATCACTTTTTTTAATAGTAAAAGTACTTCACGTTTTTTTGTCTCTAAAGGGAATTATAATCTTCCATTATTTAACTCACATCTGACATCATTGATCGGCAGGTGTGCGCTTGACATGAAcctttctttcttctcattttCGCGTTAATTCTATAGTTTCAAGTATACCTGTTAATCGAGTCGGGCCGACCCATTTACAATCCGGTTCAACCCGGTATTGTAGCGTGGgggcgggctgggacgggttGGGCGGGAAGCGGGTTTCAAACGAATAAATTTTTGATACTGGTGCACCGGAATCCGCTTAACCCGTTAACCCGTTAACGAGTTGTTAACGGGCTACAGCCCGGTTCAGCCCGATTTTTAAcgttttttataaaaaaaaatttgaccgttggccaacggcctttttttttttttttttgcagaaatGGCCATTTCGGCCTACCGTCTTAAGAAAATAGTCCCCACAcccctagtatttgataaattataattttaatcttttaaaaactataaatagccccacttcttttttatttttcctcacaattcactctcttactactctaattctctcttgatattattgattattgttcttaaattctcaattacttattatttcaagtttcatcaaatatttagtttagccattacaaaattattattatcaaatatcaagtattcaagtgaagtgtggtatcaagtatcaactatcaagtatagatctatcaattgaagtttggtttttgatatcaaatttagtgcggcaTCCGGAATTCCGGTACACTCGTTCtatatctttctcttctttggtgtacatttattttattatttacaattattaatttaatttacataatgaatatatttagagcagccaaaaaagcgtgtactagtagaggtggtagtaagaaaacttccaaaagatcaagaggtggtgcttgttcttctagtagctttacacatatttctgaaagttcacgtaaaaatttaaatgtagattatgagggacttcaagaaaattatggtatagatgatgatttagatgataaTTTAGATGATATTCCATTTCCATcacctgataatcttgaaacaccaccagctacacctggtaatgatagtcaaactcaaaatattagggGTGAAAGTCGTGGTAATACAAGTAGGCTTCCCctccctattaagaagaatcgaagattaagaagtaagtgttggaatttttttgaaagactagaagaagataaaaattatgtaagatgtagaatttgtaaggatatttataaacatgagacCGGTGAGGGAGGGAGAacgggtcaacttcgtaggcacATGGTAGACAACCACCCTCTTGATTGGGGAGTAGATGAGGAAGATGGGTAATAAAAACTTAACCCGGGTACTGGAGGGTTAATGGGTAAATACGATATtaagaaagatcgggaagaattagctaaaatgattgttttaggttgtttaccttttagttttgttGCTTCACCATATtttgttacttatattcaaagaatttataaccctttgtttaaaggtattcctagaagtacttgtagagctgatatctttaggcttttcggacaatatcagacatatatacgttatttgttCGCCAGTCTTTCTTGTAGAatttctcttacttctgatattggtcgtgcTGTAAATGGTaatgattatttgactgttacatgccattggatagatggtaatttttgtatgcaaaaatgtattattgcttttaaatatgatgaagatcaaagtcatactagtgcatttataagtaatactattcatgaagttgctatattttataatcttaCAGAAAACGTTTTGTGTgtgtcatttgataatgcttctaacaacaatgctgctattacaatattaaaattgcatctacacccaccacttcctgaaatatttcatgttagatgtgcatgtcatatttataatttgattgtgaagagtggccttgaattatttagagatgatatcactttagttagaagagCTGTTGATGTAagtcaaggaaataatagaagtgctagattaaatgcatttaaagaaaaatgtctacactatggactaaaatcaagactcatgcctgaagaaatagttactaggtggaattatacttatttattcttaaaatgttattataaatatagaatgcctataactgaagttgctaattctcattgtaccgatcctagccatttgttaacatctagaacttgggatgtcattgaagatgttgtaaagtttttacaaaaaatttatgtggctacacttgagttttctggagcttattatcctactattgcaaatggtttagttcatattgctgaaatttctcatttactacataatttgaagaagaaagaaggatatacttCTGTTGTTGAATCTGTGCTAGattagtttaaaaaatatttttacccaattccccctatttatataattggtgctattttaaacccttctatcaaaatggccacttgtcgccaattaatcactgctttatattcttatacggatattggaccaactgaaactcctgatattgacagttgtatttctgatctacacaaatatttagaaacattatataattattatgctaacatggttgatgcttcttctgctgtagatgcaaatattccttcaagttcagtttcaaAATCTGGGACCAGTACTTTTGatgataatgatggtgttgaagattatttTGATTTGGTCTACAATAGGGGAGCATCagcaaaccagtagcaggaatattgatgaacttcaattctacttgtaAAAGTTAGCAGACccccgcacaaaggaatttctaccactgggttggtggaggagcaactcaaatcaattttctgttctttcggccatggctcgagacgtgctaaatgtgccgatttcaacagtcgcatcagagagcacatttagccaagcaaggcagcaactaggagatacccgtcattcattggatagcaacgctttggaaattctagtgtgcttcagagattggataagatcagaacgaCGAAATCAAGGGTGTGACGAGGTAGATAaagcggaggaccaagaaattagagatataatggtttatggttctgattcaaccaatgccagaaaccaagaacctcatgttgacatggatgaacttacaaaaatgatgcaaaacatgtgatgtactatttgttttttataattgttgtaaacttgtaatttgcaagttcaaaaataacaaaatcaaaaaagaacttgcaacttaatttgaagtattatatattattcaataaaaatatcaaatgaaagtcttcggagcttgatccttacatataggtcttattaaataattttttatagccacttacttttaaattttaattctaagccttaaaagtttgcaaacacttaagtatcaataacattgaataagaaaaataaaatttactttaaaaaaataaaataaaaatccacGGCCCGCTAACAACCCGCTAAGTCCGAATCCAGACGGACAAAAAAAACCCTGAAAAAGTACAGTCCGCAACGTTAAACGGATGGGCTTATTTTTTTTGTGTCCAGCCCGTCCCGTCCCGCCCGTTAAACACCCATAGTTTCAAGTAATGATAAGTCCGTGTAACATTATACAATGCATTCaaattaaaaaagaaactaaaagataaattaaataaaaagcgAGAAGAAAAAGATTCTAGAATACAGAAATGCAAAAGGCAAAAAGATAAAAAGACCAAAacaattattataaaataaatatctgAGTCCTCTTTGTATGGAGTAACTTACTACAGCCTTGAGAGAAACTAGAAAATAATGCTCGCCAAGATCAATCATTCACCAAGGAATAAAGGCAAAGCTAGACTAGAACATTTTCCTCGGTTTCGTTGTCCCTTGAGTAGGAATACTCTGTTCATTTCTGAAGAAATTCGTTGGATCCACTGCTGATTTCACTTTCACCAATCTATCAAAATTGATCTTGAAATACATGGTCCCATATACCCTTCCTTCTTCCAAGCTATGTGGTCCTTGATCATTTGTACCAATATCAAGATCCCTGTAATTCAAATAGGCTTGTCTTGGGTTCTTTGAAACAAATGGGGTCATAAAACTGTATAAATCTCTTATCTGTGTAAGGTACTCCTTTTCTGCAGCTGCTCCTTCTTCGTTCCAATTCACTGAGTACTGCATCTTGAATAGAATCCCTGCTCTGTGTGGAAATGGTGTTTCGCCCTCGGGAATTTCAGCCATTCTCCCTCCGTAAGGATTGAACACTAATCCCGCTTTGCCCAAAGAAATCATCTTCTGGAAAATTGACTCCAACCCACCTCTGGGAATTGGCTCTTGCACGTAATCCGATtttcttttcaagaaattcaATGGATCCCCTGTTCTGTTCAACAAGGCAATTGGTTTTGTTGTGTTGTCGAAATTTGCCCATTGAAGCACCGAATCAATCCAGCTCATTTCGAAACAATCTTGTTTTGTTAATCCTAAAGCTGGGAGTTCGTTGCTTACGAGTGATATTAATCGACTAGAATCACCAAGGAATAACGCTATGAACGTTACTCGTATCGACTTTTGTTGAGCCTTCTTCTTCCCCTTCACtttcttctctttgttttttaCAGTGATGGGTTGCACAAGCAGTCTGATGAAGAGATCATTGTCAATTTTGTTAACAACATTCTGCCATTGGAGAACAGCGTCGGTAGCATTTTGGTTTAAAAACCTTTCAACTCTGAAATAAGTCACAGTTTGTGGGACTTGAACGAGTTGAATTTGAAAGGCTAAAATGACACCAAAACTAGCACCCCCACCTCCTTTAATTGCCCAAAAAAGATCTTCACCCATAGCTTTCCTGTCCAAAATTCTACCATTAACATCCACTAGTCGAGCATCCAATACATGATCTACACTTAGACCAAATTTCCTCAGCATATTCCCATAACCACCACCACTAAGATGCCCACCAACACCAACAGTAGGACAAACACCCGCAGGAAAACCAAGAACGTTACTTTTTGTCCAAATGTTATAGTAAAGTTCCCCTAATGTAGCACCAGCTTGAACCCAAGCAGTATTATCATTAACATTTATGGAAATTGAGCGTAGATTGAACATATCAAGCATAATAAAAGGGACATCAGAAATATACGAAATTCCCTCATAATCATGGCCACCGCTACGGATTTTTAACTGTAAATTAGTCTCTTTGGTACAAAGAACAGAGCTGGAAACATGGGATTCTTCTGTAGGGGTAACGATGATAACCGGTTTGGAAGTTGTGGAGGAATTGAAAAACCGGCGGTTTCTGACATAGGCGTGTAAAATGGGGTTAAAGGAGGCATTGTTTGGGGAGTAGACGATTTTGGAGATTTCTGATTGGGGAATTGATTTCGTTGTTAAGCAATTGACAAACGAGTCATAGACTGAATCTGAGGCTCCAAGGGATAAGGAACTGAATTTTAAAAGGAggagaaaatgaaaaaggaaaagaagacaagaaCAAGACATGGTTGATGATTGAGAAGATTTTTTCATTAggttttggttgtttttgggTTGTAGGCCTAAAGAGCATTGGTTTTATAGGGTTTATATAGCGATGAAATGATGATGAAAATAAATACTCCTAAAAGGGAatcattttttgaagtttttattCACACAATTGGATTGCGTCCCTTCTTTGCATGAGGAAATTATTTAATTTCCAATATATTGTAATTTTGTTTGGATTTTGAAATCTTTCAAATTGTACGCGGCTCTTCCATTTCTCactgtttgtttgtttgtttctcaCTCGGTATTCTACTATTTGTATAGTGGTATGACTAAATATGAACTTGCGCTAGTTAAGGAAAGATTTTTTGCTTCCTGTTACGCTCTTGCTATCCCACAGCTCTGTGGAGCCTTTTTCTTCTCACTTGAGAAATACTATTTGAAACCGGAAAAATCTCATATTAAAAGGTAAAACTCGCTGTATAAAAATGCAATGAATAGTTGTATACAAATAAGGTATACTTACGATAAAAAGGAATGAAATCAGGAAAGATCTTTTTCAGTTCTCCTACCTTACTCTTGAAATCTCTTCTTAGCTTATGCCCCTCCCCTAATAACTGACTCCATCCTATCCTTAAGTTACGGATTTGAAGGAattaatgaataataaaatatatGAGAAAACATTTACTAgcaaattaaaatttaatgtaaatattgttatctaatatcattctttcaaaaagaaagtTATAGAAAAGCTTGTAAGAATATCACGATTATTGCATTTTCGTAAACATCTAGAACTATTTCGTACATATTAAATAAATGCACTTTGTCAAATTCTCCGTAATACAATAAATGTTCTCATGTTAGTTAGCTGCCAGAAACCAAATAAATTAAAATTCGTCAATGGTGTCAAGATTTTGGAATATAAAGTTTCGTACAAACGTTGGGCGTATACTTTTCCTCGAGTAATGGTAACCACGGAAAGGGCATTTGTTTAGATAAAAAGAATTCAGACCTTTGATAATTTTTTACCTTCTTCTCTATCTTTAGTTAGCCTTAAATTAACATAACCTTAACTCCAAAAAGACCAAAAGTTCTCAAGTTTAGCAAAATCTAAGGATTAATATGCTCCGGAGTA
Proteins encoded in this window:
- the LOC107820900 gene encoding berberine bridge enzyme-like 21 — encoded protein: MKKSSQSSTMSCSCLLFLFHFLLLLKFSSLSLGASDSVYDSFVNCLTTKSIPQSEISKIVYSPNNASFNPILHAYVRNRRFFNSSTTSKPVIIVTPTEESHVSSSVLCTKETNLQLKIRSGGHDYEGISYISDVPFIMLDMFNLRSISINVNDNTAWVQAGATLGELYYNIWTKSNVLGFPAGVCPTVGVGGHLSGGGYGNMLRKFGLSVDHVLDARLVDVNGRILDRKAMGEDLFWAIKGGGGASFGVILAFQIQLVQVPQTVTYFRVERFLNQNATDAVLQWQNVVNKIDNDLFIRLLVQPITVKNKEKKVKGKKKAQQKSIRVTFIALFLGDSSRLISLVSNELPALGLTKQDCFEMSWIDSVLQWANFDNTTKPIALLNRTGDPLNFLKRKSDYVQEPIPRGGLESIFQKMISLGKAGLVFNPYGGRMAEIPEGETPFPHRAGILFKMQYSVNWNEEGAAAEKEYLTQIRDLYSFMTPFVSKNPRQAYLNYRDLDIGTNDQGPHSLEEGRVYGTMYFKINFDRLVKVKSAVDPTNFFRNEQSIPTQGTTKPRKMF